In the genome of Flavobacteriaceae bacterium YJPT1-3, the window ACCCTTGGTGTGGGATAACTACTTGGCCAATTATCAAGTATTTGATTTAACAGGTTTGGGAATCTACTGGGGTGCATTGGTGGGTGTACTGGTCTATGAGTTGGGTGAGTATACCTGGCACCGGACCATGCACAACAGCGATTTTCTATGGAGAGCGATACATCAAATGCATCATAGCGCAGAGCGATTGGACAGCTACGGAGCCTTTTACTTCAGCCCTCTTGATATGATGGGTTGGGTGCTTGTCAGTAGCCTATGTCTGGTTCTTGTAGTTGGACTTACTCCAGAGGCTGCTACATTAGTCATTTTGGTCACAACCTTCCTAACCATTTTTCAGCATACCAATATAAAGACTCCAAGATGGATCGGATACTTCATTCAAAGGCCGGAAGCGCACAGTATTCATCATGCCAGGGGGTGCATGCCTATAATTATGCGGGAATTACTCTTTATGATATGCTGTTTGGAACATTTAAGAACCCAAAAAACTATGAGTTGGAATCTGGTTTTTACGACGGGGCATCTAATCGTATTCGGGAAATGCTCTTTTTTAAAGATGTCACCAAACCTGATCCTATGCAAGCTTCATCTGATGAAGCTAAGTATTCCGACAATAATTGAATTAACATTTAAAACAAAAATTATGAAACCAATAAATTCTATTTTGATTTTGTGGCTAGTTGCTGCAACTTCATGCTCCTCAGACGACTATACCGGTGAGGCGCCAGTACGTGATAATCGAACATTGAACGTGATCGGTAGGGGAACTGCCATAGCACAAGTAAAAACTGTAGAGGATCCCGATACCGGCGAACCAACAGAGGCTTTTTGCTTTTTAATGGATCTCTTTGATGCCGATTCCGGTCAACTTATAGGGAGTCTTACTGATTGTGATCTGGGAACGACAGAATCTCCAGACGGATCCTTAATATCAAAGATCATAACGACCTTTAATATTACAGGCCGTGGAAGTATTAC includes:
- a CDS encoding sterol desaturase family protein, which produces MKSIFLNWPSPIELVLDPVSLIVLGIYASLILWEALFPARKLPRVKYWRVKGLMAFVLFFYLSSYLPLVWDNYLANYQVFDLTGLGIYWGALVGVLVYELGEYTWHRTMHNSDFLWRAIHQMHHSAERLDSYGAFYFSPLDMMGWVLVSSLCLVLVVGLTPEAATLVILVTTFLTIFQHTNIKTPRWIGYFIQRPEAHSIHHARGCMPIIMRELLFMICCLEHLRTQKTMSWNLVFTTGHLIVFGKCSFLKMSPNLILCKLHLMKLSIPTIIELTFKTKIMKPINSILILWLVAATSCSSDDYTGEAPVRDNRTLNVIGRGTAIAQVKTVEDPDTGEPTEAFCFLMDLFDADSGQLIGSLTDCDLGTTESPDGSLISKIITTFNITGRGSITSRGDVLQIPLGENKFSTAFTPQENNILSTTFDFEGFVGKSTLTGVVDLSRLEQDIIEFDCNFVIELESVN